A DNA window from Brassica napus cultivar Da-Ae chromosome C1, Da-Ae, whole genome shotgun sequence contains the following coding sequences:
- the LOC106449648 gene encoding pheophytinase, chloroplastic yields MSASCAVTPSVRTELSKRLTFPAQTRRPRNKCEISRRGFAVRGIVASGVSVMGSPPPSAASQPIQGGERLAFKPEGYNFWEWRGHKIHYVVQGEGLPLVLIHGFGASVFHWRYNIPELAKKYKVYALDLLGFGWSDKALIEYDAMVWTDQVIDFIKEVVKEPTVVVGNSLGGFTALSVAVGLPEQVTGVALLNSAGQFASESSKKQEEEAEETVLTKFVVKPLKEVFQRVVLGFLFWQAKQPSRIESVLKSVYVNAANVDDYLVESISKPATDPNAGEVYYRLMTRFLTNQSRYTLDSVLSKMTCPLLLLWGDLDPWVGPAKAEKIKAFYSKSSLVHLQAGHCPHDEVPEAVNIALLDWLSNVVTEPSSPELSEV; encoded by the exons ATGTCTGCTTCATGTGCTGTAACACCGTCTGTTAGGACAGAACTAAGTAAAAGACTCACCTTTCCTGCTCAAACTCGTCGACCAA GGAACAAATGCGAAATCAGCAGAAGGGGCTTTGCAGTGAGAGGGATCGTTGCTTCTGGAGTTTCAGTCATGGGTTCTCCTCCTCCTTCAGCTGCTTCTCAGCCCATCCAAG GTGGGGAGAGGTTAGCTTTTAAGCCAGAAGGATACAACTTTTGGGAATGGAGAGGTCACAAGATTCATTATGTTGTTCAAGGAGAAGGCTTGCCTCTTGTTCTTATCCATGGCTTTGGTGCTTCTGTCTTCCACTGGAGGTATAACATTCCTGAACTGGCTAAGAAGTACAAAGTGTACGCCTTGGACTTACTCGGTTTTGGATGGAGTGACAAAGCCCTCATAGAGTATGACGCCATGGTTTGGACTGATCAAGTTATTGACTTCATCAAAGAGGTTGTCAAAGAGCCAACCGTTGTGGTTGGAAACAGCCTTGGAGGGTTCACAGCTTTGTCTGTTGCTGTGGGATTGCCAGAGCAGGTCACAGGAGTTGCGCTTCTCAACTCTGCAGGACAGTTTGCATCCGAGAGTAGTAAAAAGCAAGAGGAAGAAGCTGAGGAAACCGTGTTAACCAAGTTTGTAGTTAAGCCGCTCAAAGAGGTTTTCCAGCGAGTGGTTCTTGGGTTCTTGTTCTGGCAAGCTAAGCAGCCTTCTCGAATCGAATCTGTGTTAAAGAGT GTGTACGTAAACGCTGCTAATGTTGATGACTACCTCGTTGAATCCATCTCAAAACCTGCAACAGACCCAAATGCTGGAGAAGTTTACTACAG ATTGATGACAAGGTTCTTGACGAACCAGAGTAGATACACTTTAGACAGTGTTCTAAGTAAGATGACTTGCCCGCTTCTGTTGCTTTGGGGAGATCTTGACCCGTGGGTTGGTCCTGCTAAAGCCGAGAAGATCAAAGCATTTTACTCGAAGTCATCGCTTGTGCACTTGCAAGCAGGGCATTGTCCTCATGACGAAGTCCCTGAAGCTGTAAACATAGCTTTGTTGGATTGGTTGTCTAATGTAGTTACCGAGCCATCGTCCCCTGAACTCTCAGAGGTGTAA